From the genome of Trichomycterus rosablanca isolate fTriRos1 chromosome 18, fTriRos1.hap1, whole genome shotgun sequence:
GTCTGGTGGACTAAGCTCCACCCAACATTAGTGACAttagggtgtttaaaaacactatagCACCTGCTACTCATATAAGCCCTGCATGCTATCATGTTCATGTGTGTATGAAGGTTTATGGCTGACCTCTTCAGGGAGTACAGGCTCTGAGGAGCGGCTGGTCCCCGATACGAGCGGCTCATCAGTAGGCTCATCCAGCTCATTATCAGTGTACGCTCCTCCCTCATCTGCTGTGTCATCGTAGTCGCTGGTCAGCCGGCTGTCCATGCTCAGGTAATCAGCGCTCATGGCCGACAGGTAGGACATGCGGTCATCGTAAAGATCGAGGTCCTCCTCAGCAGTATCCAGCTAAACAGTGGTGACATTGATATTATTTACTTTCACTGTAACAAGTAACGTTAATGTGCTTTAGCTCGAGAGTGGAGAGGCTCTTACTTTGCTTTCGCACACCCACACGGCTTTGTTTTGCTCCTCCCGAATTGTGTCTTTCAGACTGCCATACCACGCATCATGAGCAGAGTTCAGGTTAACTGTGGCTGCAGAGGAAACATGATGCATTAAGCACTCTTGAACTCAAAGGTCAAACATATCATCAATCCATATAGGAAAGTACAATGCACCCTGGTGGCCAGACAACACAGCTACACCCAGTGTGTCTAAAGCATTCGATTTCAAAGGGATGTaaacactgtacagtacattaacTGAAATATCCAGGTCTCTAGTTTAGCAATTTGAACCCTcctaatattataaataacctTTAAAAAAAGCTCATTAAACATATCACAAGCAAATAGTTAATTAACTATTAACTGATTTTTGTAATAATTACTTCTCTAAATAATgattacagtgttttttcttcttattgTATTACTTGTGACTGACCAGTGAAAAGGTGTGAGCTGGTCTTCCTCAGTTTTACAGCCTGTTCGTACAGTTTGCGGGAGCTGCGATTAGACCCTGGCAGCAAACGGTTCCTCATCGTCTTTACACCCTGCTTGCTGTCTGGATTGAGAAAGACTACAATGGGGTACCATTGAGTGTAGTTCAGAGTGTCTACAGCTTTGGGAGTGACATCGAGGAGAGCATGCTTATCCTAAGGAAACATAAAAGATCAGTACGTTTCAGAGAATTTACAGTACACATCACATCAGGAGGAGTATTGTGAAACAAGTGGAGTTTAAAAGGTGGTGTTTTTATACCTGTTCAATAATCTGCTGGACAGTGTTTAGTCTCACCACTCCTGAGGATTTCTCTGATCCTGCATCTTTGGGTTCTCTTTCTGTAAACAGCACCCCCACACAAACAAATCAGTACAAACACAGAAATGCCCACAAAATGATACTTGTGAAGGGTTGACTTTTACCTGAAAGTGGCTGCAAGTTTGCCAGATTAAAATCAATATTTTGGTTCTGTTCACATGAGTGCAACTTAATGCAGTTGATTATTTAATGAGTTTTATATGCATTTGAAGCAGGATCTGGGAGTTTAGCAGTACTGGCCGGCCAGTCAAAGTACTCATGCTAATTCCTGTTTACCATCAAAAGCATCTACAATAGGCAcgcaggcatcagaactggacatcagtGCAAAGTAAGAAGGTCGACTGGTTTAAATGAATccaggttttcttcaagatcATGTGGACGACCAGGCACATATGACACCAGGACTAACTAGCATCTTACAGAATTTAAAGGACCTGTTGATAATGTCCCGGTACCAGATATCACAGAATTTTCCAAATGTATAGTCCATGTATACATGAGTTTTCACAGACATGAGTCTGTGGCTCAAAAGCTGTTTTGACAACATATTAGAGGCCCATCATAATGTTTTTTGCCTTATTGgggtgtgtttgagtgtgtatatatataaaatatgcaCCTACTTGCAACAACAAATTCATCAGGCAGCTCATTAGCTAGTTTCTCGCTTGCAACATCTGCAATTGGGCCAAAAAGAACCACGGGTCTTCTGAACCCAGCtgatgagtaaaaaaaaaaaaaaaaccagttaAAATTTAAAGAATGATTTACTGTATACtgtttccttttttaaataTGATCCTTGAATAGTAGATGTACCCTCTCGCAGCACCACCCTCTCATATGCTGGGAATTTTGTGGAGACTGGGTTTGCTGTCAGATCCTCTCTGCTTTTGCGCAGGTCCTTTTTCTTGGCTGCCCTTTGACCTCTCAGCCTCCAAAAATCCCCTCTGTCATTGGCCGATCCTTTCTGGGCATTTTGCACATTGGCCATCTGGTCGGCTCTGTTTAATACCACATTCAAGCATCGCATCAAAACATCAGGAACACAAGGCTTATTACTTATAAAACAGAGTTATGCAACAGAAAATCCATTCCAGAGCAGCAAAGCCACTGTTAtgtagacacacagacacagacacagacacacacacacagacacacacacagacacacacacagacacacacacacacacacacagacacacacacacagacacaaacacagacagacagagaatcaCCTGCTCTTGCAGGGTATGACGCCTTTCTCCAGTAGCTGATTGTCTTTGTCTGTGCGGATGGCAAGCCAGCTGCCCAGTTTGCCATCGTAAAGTGTGTCCACCACTTTGAAGACCTCTCCTCGGGTGAAGGCCAGACTCTGTGGAGTTTCTTTCTCATACTCGAAATGTGTCCTGATGAAGAAGTTATCCCCTCGTCCTGACGCCACAATGTCCTTGTACACTGTAACAGTCAATATTTGCACAGAAGGGCATGAAATCAGAACTGACAATAATTAACTTAACAGGTTTACATGCAGCTCTGCAACCTAATAATGTCACATCTACATGAGTCAGGCAGTGAATGAACTTCTTTTAAAGAAATTCTTCAACCTACATAGTCAACTTAAGGATTCAACATGTTAAACCACTTAAACACAACATGTTAAATATTTCAGTTATTATGCAATTTAGTTTAAGCAGAACTGTTCAACCTAAAAACCCATAAAATATTGTGAATCAGGTTTAACCTTATTAGCAAACAAAATTTCTTACATTTGATTTCTTATCCAGAAAAGGATAAGTAAAGGAAGAGGAAAAAGAAGGAACAGTACCATCAGGTTTGCTCTGTGCCAGTATAGTCACATCCTCTCCTTTAGGAATCTCCAGCAGACACAGTATTGCATCCTCTCTCACCATTCCTCTAAAATCCACGTTATTTACCTATGACAAGTTCATTCCATTTAACAGATCTTTTATAAAATCTTGACATGTAACAAACTTAAAATTTGTCTGCTTGTGGTGTTTTGTGTACCTTCATGATCTGATCCCCGGTGCGCAGACCCTCTACTTCAGCAGGACTGTCCTCCTGTACATTTGTTATGAAGATACCCACATCATTCCCACCAGCCAGTCTAAGTCCAACACTCTCACCCTTCTGGAAGCGCACCATCACGGTGTTGGGCCTGTGAAGATATATAGAAGATATATTaaagtacagtatatttaagATCTTTTACTACAATACTATTTTTGCACACTAGCCTAGTTAATTAACAAATACATTAAACTGTAGTAAAGCAGATATGTCAGCATTAAAGCATCTATTAAAGCATCTATTCAGGAGAACACATTTCGGGTGAGATAGACTTTCATTACTTGTTGACCACGGAAGCTTTGTAGCTCCATAAAACAAAGTACTCCAAACATGTCTTGGCCTAATAACTGCATATAAATAATTGTGTAATCAATaatttcttctctttttcaTCCTTAACTGTATTAACATACTGGTGTATTTTGTAGTGATtcaacattaaatattaaatactatCTAGTTAGACTGCTACAAACCCGTAGATCTCCAGGTCCTCTGGGCTTGGTTTTAGGGGCACCTTCTGATGTTTGATTTTTGGTGGAACGTAGATTTTTGGGGCAGCAGTGACCACTGGAGCTTTTgataaaacataattaaaaaacatgttataaataatttattaataagacATCGTTATTAACATAAAACTGAAATTTGACACTTGGTTTggtctttaaagttttttttaaacacactttCTCAAGTCTAAACCTCAAAGCCATAAGGCAGAGCAGATACCTGGAGGTTCTTCATAAAATGGCTCGTCTTGCTCCAACGGGGGAGGGGGCAGATCATCAGGAGCCGCCTGGAATGGTGTTGGAATTGCACCCTTTTTTGCCTGTCTGTTTGGGGGGTCGTCTCTgcaataaaacatcaaataatTCATCATATGCcaacattttttattacttgacaatattttttattacttggaGTTATGAGCCCTATTAGCTATGAATGGCAAGTTTACTAAAGTAGAACAGTCAATCGCCTGATTCATTTGGAATAATGTctctttatattaatatatcatTATATTGTCTCTTTTAGCTGCAAATAAAGTCACATAAAGTCACTACTAATATTTATATTAGTAGTATAAACGCATCACTATATTTAGCTGTTATGTGCCAGCATCATGCTCAAAGAGCACAAAATAattgtagaaaatgttagagtTTAAACACTCAATACAGTATTCGTTGTTTGGGGAGAAAACAGTCAACAAAAATCAAATTTAGAGTCATTTTATAactttattgtgggttttaaaaaaaaagctcattacAAACCGTgttgtataattgattttatacacctgttagcaattgatgtgtctaaaacacctaaactcaacaGTTAAAAGGACTGTCTACACATTTTCTGCAAAAGTTTgtgagatttttgtttttggtaCCTAGGTTTTTCTCGTAGTCTCTCATTGGAGGAGTGTGGGGAGACGTCTGAGTGGTAACCTCGCCTACCACCATCCTGAGGTGAGTAGGATCGATAAGACTCAATCTCAGAAAGATCTGTGGAACATTAAAACataattataaacattattagaAGACACTACAGCTGCTGTTTCAAAACCAGTTTTGCAGAAAACTTTAAAAATTCTGATGGGGGTTTACCGAATGTGTAAAAAAGCAGTAAAGTGCTACTCAAAACCCTTCAGATATTACCAGAAAACAAGATATAAAAATGGAATAtggaaataaaacagataaaaaatcTAGTTTAtgactgtaataataatgattaagttTAATTTTATATCTTCAGAGCAGTTAAGAGACGGGATTAAACAAGCTGCTCTGACAGAAACGTATTAAGCAGCAGTGCTCGCAAATCCTCACAAATCATGATGTGCCACATGAATAAGAGTATTTTCTTCTTGAAATGGTTTTCAGTGTGCAGATAAAGATGATTTGGCATTTTAGTCCTGTCTCTTCTACAAAAAGAGATTCACTAGATGGAAATATTGGATAAAAGCATAACTAACTCTGTACCTGTTAATCACACTGCATGTTTTAATCTTATATCAGTACATAATGATCATTACTCATTTGATGCAGCATTGCTAGAAGTATGCAAAGGGACCTTAAGTCATGTTGTTGCATTGTACCTTTAAAAATACAACATATTTTATGGCTGCGTTTATGCACATTCAGTCAAGGCATGGATGTAAATCCAAATTTacctttataaataatattgtaattacagaAGTACTTTTATAAGCCAAATAAAACTGACACAGTAATCTTAAGTAAATCAACACAGACATTTTGATTTGCTTGACTCACCGTCCAGCTCTGAATCGCTGTCAGCCATTGGTGGAATCCGAACCAGAACCTTACGCTTATCCCTCTGCACCACCAACTGCAGTTTTCCTCGTGATTTCTCAATAAGTTTTCCAGCATCTCCAAGAGACAGGTTCTCTGTCACTGTACCATTTATCTGAAAGAGATACAAAGCACAGCGAGTCTAGAGGTATCTA
Proteins encoded in this window:
- the tjp2a gene encoding tight junction protein ZO-2a produces the protein MEEVWEQFTVTLQRDPKMGFGIAVSGGKDNPNEENGEISIIISDVLQGGPADGLLFENDRVILVNTASMENIPHSFAVQTLRKCGKVAKITVKRSRRVPASIMRPPPSPDDRVFSNPDYNDYDQDRRSMYSERTVSEYNYERSRGRTQERDVSPERQFRRDGSRGRMLDRDPSPERRSRGDRAMDRDYSPDRRYSSDRTLNRDYSPEHHYRPERSPDRRYRSEHALDRDYSPDRRYRSEQVLDRAHSPEPRFREREERRPEPRPAVVIPKRSGSRDRLDRSPSPTPSREHGPLEKPVSVTLKKKKPTEEYGLRLGSQLFIKEMTNTGLATRDGNLQEGDIILKINGTVTENLSLGDAGKLIEKSRGKLQLVVQRDKRKVLVRIPPMADSDSELDDLSEIESYRSYSPQDGGRRGYHSDVSPHSSNERLREKPRDDPPNRQAKKGAIPTPFQAAPDDLPPPPLEQDEPFYEEPPAPVVTAAPKIYVPPKIKHQKVPLKPSPEDLEIYGPNTVMVRFQKGESVGLRLAGGNDVGIFITNVQEDSPAEVEGLRTGDQIMKVNNVDFRGMVREDAILCLLEIPKGEDVTILAQSKPDVYKDIVASGRGDNFFIRTHFEYEKETPQSLAFTRGEVFKVVDTLYDGKLGSWLAIRTDKDNQLLEKGVIPCKSRADQMANVQNAQKGSANDRGDFWRLRGQRAAKKKDLRKSREDLTANPVSTKFPAYERVVLREAGFRRPVVLFGPIADVASEKLANELPDEFVVAKREPKDAGSEKSSGVVRLNTVQQIIEQDKHALLDVTPKAVDTLNYTQWYPIVVFLNPDSKQGVKTMRNRLLPGSNRSSRKLYEQAVKLRKTSSHLFTATVNLNSAHDAWYGSLKDTIREEQNKAVWVCESKLDTAEEDLDLYDDRMSYLSAMSADYLSMDSRLTSDYDDTADEGGAYTDNELDEPTDEPLVSGTSRSSEPVLPEERPAPVPRMKRSTSREMLRDPSPPPSFVPDPPKNRAQNRASDSHSSSTLSSDVPTSHRPAPPPVAQKPSFLGRGAQAQEPQSDTAEDPANQSLLGKIKAFEKIDHLARAQRMLELQEAEFARLEISQRHPDIYAVPDKPKPNPHRPTPIGSSSNSDGRPPYRAGAADNAETRRGHYNPQKYNDTEL